The Nocardioides sp. S5 genome includes a window with the following:
- a CDS encoding biotin carboxylase N-terminal domain-containing protein encodes MRTLLIANRGEIALRVMRTARRLGWACVAIHTDLDADAPHVRAADRAVRVSSYLDIDAVVAAARESGAGFVHPGYGFLSERAPFARALAEAGITLVGPTGDVMDAMGRKDAAREVALAAGVPVVPSWSLDDDPATYAYPVLVKAAAGGGGKGMRVVRSAEDYAESFAAARREALSSFGDDTILVEKYVESGRHVEVQVMGDSHGTVLHFFERDCSTQRRHQKVLEEAPAPTIDEDQRAAITASAVALAQQCGYTGAGTVEFLLDNATGEFYFLEMNTRLQVEHPVTEEVVRVRTGAASERVDLVELQLRVATGEALGIDQSQIRLEGHAIEARVYAEDSFHGFLPQAGRTSIVRWASSLGGPAGAHIRVDHALEPGQEVSTSYDPMLGKVIAWGADREVARTTLVGALDDTAILGITTNTGFLRTLAASDEFRDATIDTAWLDRHEVPEPDGSMALVLAAWTEVLLDTMPGSRHGGSGPWRSDGWRMGGEPAADTVVLGDAHVVVDRHRGQVSHAGATHDVRLVSAEDHTVHLLVDGVAEHAVLDVQRDVVDVVHRGQRWVWVRPDPFADHAAAAGDGTLLAPMPGTVLAVNVSEGQSVAEGETLGVMEAMKMELALKAPFAGTVTAVGAATGDLVKLGAALFVVEASDV; translated from the coding sequence ATGAGAACGTTGCTGATCGCCAACCGCGGCGAGATCGCCCTGCGGGTCATGCGGACGGCGCGACGCCTCGGCTGGGCATGCGTCGCGATCCACACCGACCTCGACGCCGACGCGCCGCACGTGCGCGCCGCCGACCGCGCGGTGCGGGTCTCGTCCTACCTCGACATCGACGCAGTGGTCGCCGCGGCGCGGGAGTCGGGCGCCGGCTTCGTCCACCCCGGCTACGGCTTCCTCTCCGAGCGCGCGCCCTTCGCGAGGGCGCTCGCCGAGGCGGGCATCACCCTGGTCGGTCCGACGGGCGACGTGATGGACGCGATGGGGCGCAAGGACGCCGCCCGCGAGGTGGCGCTCGCCGCCGGCGTACCGGTGGTGCCGTCCTGGTCCCTCGACGACGACCCGGCCACCTACGCCTACCCGGTCCTGGTCAAGGCCGCCGCGGGCGGTGGCGGCAAGGGGATGCGGGTCGTCCGCTCGGCCGAGGACTACGCCGAGTCGTTCGCCGCCGCCCGGCGCGAGGCGTTGTCGTCCTTCGGCGACGACACGATCCTGGTGGAGAAGTACGTCGAGTCCGGGCGCCACGTCGAGGTGCAGGTCATGGGCGACTCCCACGGCACCGTGCTGCACTTCTTCGAGCGCGACTGCTCCACCCAGCGCCGGCACCAGAAGGTGCTTGAGGAGGCGCCCGCACCGACGATCGACGAGGACCAACGGGCCGCGATCACTGCCTCCGCGGTCGCGCTCGCGCAGCAGTGCGGCTACACCGGGGCGGGGACCGTCGAGTTCCTGCTCGACAACGCGACCGGCGAGTTCTACTTCCTGGAGATGAACACCCGCCTGCAGGTCGAGCACCCGGTCACCGAGGAGGTCGTCCGGGTCCGGACGGGGGCAGCGAGCGAGCGGGTGGATCTCGTCGAGCTCCAGCTGCGGGTCGCGACGGGGGAGGCGCTGGGCATCGACCAGTCGCAGATCAGGCTCGAGGGGCACGCCATCGAGGCCCGGGTCTACGCCGAGGACTCCTTCCACGGCTTCCTGCCCCAGGCGGGACGTACGTCGATCGTGCGGTGGGCGTCCTCCCTCGGCGGGCCTGCCGGGGCGCACATCCGCGTCGACCACGCGCTCGAGCCGGGGCAGGAGGTCTCCACCTCCTACGACCCGATGCTCGGCAAGGTCATCGCGTGGGGCGCCGACCGCGAGGTCGCCCGCACCACGCTCGTGGGCGCGCTCGACGACACGGCGATCCTCGGCATCACCACCAACACCGGCTTCCTGCGCACGTTGGCCGCCTCGGACGAGTTCCGCGACGCCACCATCGACACTGCCTGGCTCGACCGCCACGAGGTGCCCGAACCCGACGGCTCGATGGCGTTGGTGCTGGCCGCCTGGACCGAGGTGCTGCTCGACACGATGCCCGGCTCGCGCCACGGTGGCAGCGGCCCCTGGCGCTCCGACGGCTGGCGGATGGGCGGGGAGCCGGCCGCCGACACGGTGGTGCTCGGCGACGCCCACGTCGTCGTCGACCGGCACCGCGGACAGGTGTCGCACGCCGGCGCCACCCACGACGTACGCCTGGTGTCGGCGGAGGACCACACGGTCCACCTGCTCGTCGACGGGGTCGCCGAGCACGCGGTGCTCGACGTGCAGCGCGACGTCGTCGACGTCGTGCACCGCGGACAGCGCTGGGTGTGGGTGCGGCCCGACCCGTTCGCCGACCATGCCGCCGCCGCGGGCGACGGCACGCTGCTCGCCCCGATGCCGGGCACCGTGCTGGCGGTCAACGTCTCTGAGGGACAGAGCGTGGCGGAAGGGGAGACACTGGGGGTGATGGAGGCGATGAAGATGGAGCTCGCACTCAAGGCACCCTTCGCCGGCACGGTCACCGCGGTCGGAGCGGCCACCGGCGACCTCGTCAAGCTCGGCGCCGCCCTGTTCGTCGTGGAGGCCTCCGATGTCTGA
- a CDS encoding hydroxymethylglutaryl-CoA lyase, translating into MSDLPMTVRADGLPSAVTIYEVGPRDGLQNEQAIVPVEVKAEFVRRLVAAGLPIVEATSFVHPRWVPQLADAAELMADLGEAGRHLPVLVPNERGLDRALELGLEHIAIFGSATETFAAKNLNRTFDEQFAMFEPTVARAREAGMDVRAYVSMCFGDPWEGAVPIEQVVTAGTRLLDLGASQLSLGDTIGVATAGHVKALVAAFADAGVGTDRLAMHFHDTYGQALANTFSALQAGITTFDASAGGLGGCPYAKSATGNLATEDLVWMLTGLGIDHGVDLDAVVATSVWMAGRLGRPSPSAVVRALGA; encoded by the coding sequence ATGTCTGACCTGCCCATGACCGTGCGCGCCGACGGCCTCCCGTCGGCCGTCACGATCTACGAGGTCGGCCCCCGCGACGGCCTCCAGAACGAGCAGGCGATCGTGCCCGTCGAGGTCAAGGCGGAGTTCGTACGCCGCCTCGTGGCCGCCGGCCTCCCGATCGTCGAGGCCACCTCCTTCGTCCACCCGAGGTGGGTGCCGCAGCTCGCCGACGCCGCGGAGCTGATGGCCGACCTGGGCGAGGCCGGGCGCCACCTGCCCGTCCTGGTGCCCAACGAGCGCGGCCTCGACCGGGCGCTCGAGCTCGGCCTGGAGCACATCGCGATCTTCGGCAGCGCCACCGAGACCTTCGCCGCGAAGAACCTCAACCGCACCTTCGACGAGCAGTTCGCGATGTTCGAGCCGACCGTCGCCCGCGCCCGCGAGGCCGGGATGGACGTGCGGGCCTACGTGTCGATGTGCTTCGGCGACCCGTGGGAGGGCGCGGTGCCGATCGAGCAGGTCGTCACCGCCGGCACCCGCCTCCTCGACCTCGGCGCGAGCCAGCTCAGCCTCGGCGACACCATCGGCGTGGCCACCGCCGGACACGTGAAGGCGCTGGTCGCGGCCTTCGCGGACGCCGGGGTCGGCACCGACCGGCTGGCGATGCACTTCCACGACACCTACGGCCAGGCGCTGGCCAACACGTTCTCCGCGCTCCAGGCCGGCATCACCACCTTCGACGCCAGCGCCGGCGGCCTCGGGGGCTGCCCCTACGCGAAGTCGGCCACCGGCAACCTCGCCACCGAGGACCTGGTGTGGATGCTGACCGGGCTCGGGATCGATCACGGGGTCGACCTCGACGCCGTGGTCGCGACCAGCGTGTGGATGGCCGGCCGGCTGGGCCGCCCGAGCCCGAGCGCCGTCGTACGAGCACTGGGCGCCTGA
- a CDS encoding GNAT family protein: MPPSPWPARAGDLLLRDPVEADVEALLSFRNDPGVNHFMVRTHVHPDDLRRELLAVPDSPTDHSCVVERDGEVVAMGFLDVVDGPGQPGVPDGTDGLIGYIVDPRYAGQGIATATARALLAAAFEGLGLRRVTAAANADNHASVAVLEKAGMRRERHSRQSLWHHELGWLDEVGYALLAEEWAARAG, translated from the coding sequence GTGCCCCCCAGCCCCTGGCCCGCCCGCGCCGGTGACCTGCTCCTCCGTGACCCGGTCGAGGCCGACGTCGAGGCCCTGCTGTCCTTCCGCAACGACCCGGGCGTCAACCACTTCATGGTCCGCACGCACGTCCACCCCGACGACCTGCGCCGCGAGCTGCTGGCGGTGCCGGACAGCCCGACGGACCACTCGTGCGTCGTCGAGCGCGACGGCGAGGTCGTCGCGATGGGCTTCCTCGACGTCGTCGACGGGCCCGGGCAGCCGGGCGTCCCCGACGGCACCGACGGCCTCATCGGCTACATCGTCGACCCGCGGTACGCCGGTCAGGGCATCGCGACGGCCACCGCCCGCGCTCTGCTCGCGGCCGCGTTCGAGGGCCTCGGCCTGCGCCGCGTGACGGCAGCGGCGAATGCGGACAACCACGCCTCGGTCGCGGTCCTCGAGAAGGCCGGGATGCGGCGCGAACGACACTCGCGGCAGTCCCTGTGGCACCACGAGCTCGGGTGGCTCGACGAGGTCGGCTACGCGCTCCTCGCCGAGGAGTGGGCGGCCCGCGCAGGGTGA
- a CDS encoding EcsC family protein, which yields MGLKQTVARQLAPRISELTPGLSTGFVREALNRAIDGVGPLAPAAVAADKQLTEQRGNVERAIHEVIENNVRIAGAQGFATNVGGLVTMAVAIPANVTGLAIIQCRMVAGIAHLRGHDLSDPRVRNAVLALLLGEEHVTELVRKKKLPATPMALATAPVHDPSLDGTISAVVASDIFTRVVGKRLATTVGRRVPVVGGVVSAGADGFATWKVGRYADRELLVRRR from the coding sequence ATGGGCCTGAAGCAGACCGTGGCACGCCAGCTCGCGCCGAGGATCTCCGAGCTCACCCCCGGGCTGAGCACCGGGTTCGTCCGTGAGGCGCTCAACCGCGCCATCGACGGGGTCGGCCCCCTCGCCCCTGCTGCGGTGGCCGCCGACAAACAGCTCACGGAGCAGCGCGGCAACGTCGAGCGCGCGATCCACGAGGTCATCGAGAACAACGTCCGCATCGCCGGGGCGCAGGGCTTCGCCACCAACGTCGGCGGGCTCGTGACGATGGCGGTGGCCATCCCGGCCAACGTGACCGGCCTGGCGATCATCCAGTGCCGGATGGTCGCCGGCATCGCACACCTGCGCGGCCACGACCTCAGCGACCCGCGCGTGCGCAACGCGGTCCTGGCGCTGCTGCTCGGCGAGGAGCACGTCACCGAGCTGGTGAGGAAGAAGAAGCTCCCCGCCACGCCGATGGCCCTGGCCACCGCGCCGGTGCACGACCCCAGCCTCGACGGCACGATCTCCGCGGTCGTGGCCTCCGACATCTTCACCCGGGTCGTCGGCAAGCGGCTGGCGACGACGGTCGGGCGCCGCGTGCCGGTGGTCGGCGGGGTCGTCAGCGCCGGGGCGGACGGCTTCGCGACCTGGAAGGTCGGGAGGTACGCCGACCGGGAGCTGCTGGTCCGTCGGCGCTGA
- the aat gene encoding leucyl/phenylalanyl-tRNA--protein transferase, with translation MPIAPAPTPWAFPHHSTWDPDDDLVALGADLEAGTLVTAYAAGLFPMPVTLEGDEQLGWFSPVERGVLPLDGMRVSRSLRRSARDFEIRIDTVFDEVLAQCGRTDRPDGWITPDFKQAYGRLHRLGWAHSVEAWRDGRLAGGLYGVAVGGLFAGESMFHHERDASKVALLALVDLLQDQHAAHRVLDVQWQTPHLASLGVVRRPRPEYLEALERSLRVPLPEAFRMDD, from the coding sequence GTGCCCATCGCTCCCGCTCCGACCCCGTGGGCGTTCCCGCACCACTCGACGTGGGACCCCGACGACGACCTGGTCGCGCTGGGCGCCGACCTGGAGGCCGGGACCCTCGTGACGGCGTACGCAGCCGGCCTCTTCCCGATGCCGGTCACCCTCGAGGGCGACGAGCAGCTCGGCTGGTTCTCGCCCGTCGAGCGCGGGGTGCTGCCGCTCGACGGGATGCGGGTGTCGCGCTCGCTGCGGCGCTCCGCGCGCGACTTCGAGATCCGCATCGACACCGTCTTCGACGAGGTCCTGGCGCAGTGCGGGCGCACCGACCGCCCCGACGGCTGGATCACCCCCGACTTCAAGCAGGCCTACGGCCGCCTGCACCGCCTCGGCTGGGCACACTCGGTCGAGGCATGGCGCGACGGCCGGCTCGCCGGGGGGCTCTACGGCGTCGCCGTCGGTGGGCTGTTCGCCGGGGAGTCGATGTTCCACCACGAGCGCGACGCCTCGAAGGTCGCGCTGCTCGCCCTCGTGGACCTGCTGCAGGACCAGCACGCCGCGCACCGGGTGCTCGACGTGCAGTGGCAGACGCCGCACCTGGCCTCGCTGGGCGTCGTACGTCGTCCGCGCCCGGAGTACCTCGAGGCGCTCGAGCGGTCCCTGCGGGTGCCGCTGCCGGAGGCGTTCCGAATGGACGATTGA
- a CDS encoding Fpg/Nei family DNA glycosylase has translation MPELPEVEALVQDLRGRLVGRAISRVDLAAFSALKTFDPPLHALHGTLVEDVTRHGKFLDIDASGVHLVIHLARAGWIRWRDEVPALPARPNSKNPLAARVVIDDPDLDTQPGLDITEAGTRKGLAIYVVRDPQQVEGIARLGPDPLSDDFTIEVLRGILEAEGRKQIKGVMRMQSIIAGIGNAYSDEILHAARMSPFKPANSLEDDDLETLYAAIRGTLGEAVQRSSGLAASELKGEKKSNLAVHGRTGQACPVCGDVVREVSFADSSLQYCATCQTGGKPLADRRMSKLLK, from the coding sequence GTGCCCGAGCTGCCCGAGGTCGAAGCCCTCGTCCAGGACCTGCGCGGCCGCCTCGTCGGTCGCGCCATCAGCCGCGTCGACCTCGCCGCCTTCAGCGCCCTCAAGACCTTCGACCCGCCGCTGCACGCCCTGCACGGCACGCTCGTCGAGGACGTGACGCGCCACGGCAAGTTCCTCGACATCGACGCCAGCGGGGTCCACCTCGTCATCCACCTCGCGCGCGCCGGCTGGATCCGGTGGCGCGACGAGGTGCCGGCGCTGCCCGCCCGGCCCAACAGCAAGAACCCGCTCGCCGCGCGGGTGGTCATCGACGACCCCGACCTCGACACGCAGCCCGGGCTCGACATCACCGAGGCCGGCACCCGCAAGGGCCTGGCGATCTACGTCGTGCGCGACCCGCAGCAGGTCGAGGGCATCGCGCGGCTGGGGCCGGACCCGCTCTCCGACGACTTCACGATCGAGGTGCTGCGCGGGATCCTCGAGGCCGAGGGGCGCAAGCAGATCAAGGGCGTGATGCGGATGCAGTCGATCATCGCCGGCATCGGCAACGCCTACTCCGACGAGATCCTCCACGCCGCGCGGATGTCGCCCTTCAAGCCGGCCAACAGCCTCGAGGACGACGACCTCGAGACGTTGTACGCCGCCATCCGCGGCACGCTGGGCGAGGCGGTCCAGCGCTCGAGCGGGCTCGCCGCGAGCGAGCTCAAGGGCGAGAAGAAGAGCAACCTGGCGGTGCACGGCCGCACCGGCCAGGCCTGTCCGGTCTGCGGTGACGTCGTGCGCGAGGTGTCCTTCGCGGACTCGAGCCTGCAGTACTGCGCGACGTGCCAGACCGGCGGGAAGCCGCTGGCGGACCGGCGGATGTCGAAGCTGCTGAAGTAG
- a CDS encoding ATP-binding protein, with the protein MDPIRNPYAPGAGQRPPELAGRDEQLAAFEVVLERVAKGRPERSLVLTGLRGVGKTVLLNALRGAAVRKGWGTGKLEARPGQGLRRPLSSALHQAVRELGHRDEDSVDHVLGVIKSFAHRDAGTAAKLKDQWSPGIDAPAVRGRADSGDIEIDLVELFTDLGGLAADVGKGIGIFIDEMQDLGPDDISALCAACHELSQSGLPVIVVGAGLPHLPAVLSASKSYSERLFRYQRIDRLSREAADRALEAPAADEDAAYADDALAAMYDATGGYPYFIQAYGKAVWDLAPRSPITADDVAVAAPEAESELAVGFFGSRYERATPGERDYLMAMAEVAAAQDEAEGDAVLSADVAASLGKKPQSLSPARDSLLKKGLVYSGERGRIAFTVPHFGRYLRERG; encoded by the coding sequence GTGGACCCGATCCGGAACCCGTACGCCCCCGGCGCGGGACAGCGCCCCCCCGAGCTCGCCGGCCGCGACGAGCAGCTCGCCGCCTTCGAGGTCGTGCTCGAGCGCGTCGCCAAGGGGCGCCCCGAGCGCAGCCTGGTGCTGACCGGGTTGCGCGGCGTCGGCAAGACCGTCCTGCTCAACGCGCTGCGCGGCGCCGCCGTACGCAAGGGGTGGGGGACCGGCAAGCTCGAGGCGCGGCCGGGGCAGGGCCTGCGTCGCCCGCTGAGCAGCGCGCTCCACCAGGCGGTGCGCGAGCTCGGGCACCGCGACGAGGACTCGGTCGACCACGTCCTGGGTGTGATCAAGTCCTTCGCCCACCGTGACGCCGGCACCGCTGCGAAGCTCAAGGACCAGTGGAGTCCCGGCATCGACGCCCCCGCCGTGCGCGGGCGGGCCGACTCCGGCGACATCGAGATCGACCTCGTCGAGCTCTTCACCGACCTCGGCGGCCTGGCCGCAGACGTGGGCAAGGGCATCGGCATCTTCATCGACGAGATGCAGGACCTCGGCCCCGACGACATCTCGGCACTGTGCGCGGCCTGCCACGAGCTGAGCCAGTCGGGCCTGCCGGTGATCGTGGTCGGCGCGGGCCTCCCGCACCTGCCGGCAGTGCTGAGCGCGAGCAAGTCCTACAGCGAGCGGCTCTTCCGCTACCAGCGCATCGACCGGCTCTCCCGCGAGGCCGCCGACCGCGCGCTCGAGGCGCCGGCCGCGGACGAGGACGCGGCGTACGCCGACGACGCGCTGGCTGCGATGTACGACGCCACCGGCGGCTACCCCTACTTCATCCAGGCCTACGGCAAGGCCGTGTGGGACCTCGCCCCGCGCTCGCCGATCACGGCCGACGACGTCGCGGTCGCCGCGCCCGAGGCCGAGTCCGAGCTCGCGGTCGGCTTCTTCGGCTCACGCTACGAGCGCGCCACGCCGGGGGAGCGTGACTACCTGATGGCGATGGCCGAGGTCGCGGCCGCGCAGGACGAGGCCGAGGGCGACGCGGTGCTCAGCGCCGACGTCGCGGCGAGCCTCGGCAAGAAGCCGCAGTCGCTCTCACCGGCGCGCGACTCCCTGCTCAAGAAGGGCCTCGTCTACTCCGGCGAGCGCGGCCGGATCGCCTTCACGGTCCCGCACTTCGGGCGCTACCTGCGCGAACGGGGCTGA
- a CDS encoding NAD(P)/FAD-dependent oxidoreductase, which translates to MDDLEYDVIVIGGGPAGENAAQYAVEGTDMTAVIVERELLGGECSYWACMPSKALLRPIAVADLTADLPGVSTAHVAPKALLERRDAWVSHYDDAGQVTWAEGAGLAVLRGDARLVGERTVRVSGSDGERTVRARRAVVIATGSAAHVPQMYADALPWDSRDATAVTEVPDRLVVVGGGVVACEAATWMSALGSEVTLVVRDRRLLGRTEPFAGEAVLEGLRARGVTVHLQTDVTGVRREGAEATGVGRIHGGTVTLTTSAGELEADELLLSIGRAPRLDDLGLDSVGLTPDDVTGGRLPEWLHAVGDASGGPPLTHWGKHQARLVGARIAAAAAGEVAWEPDREAPVPQVVFSDPEVASVGLTEAQARDAGHEVVTSRVPTSAAAGTGLLRDHVVGHAQLVVETDSRLLLGATFVGPEAGELVHAATVAITGRVPVHVLRHAVASYPTAAELWLRLLEELPRELRVPPER; encoded by the coding sequence ATGGACGACCTCGAGTACGACGTCATCGTCATCGGAGGCGGACCGGCGGGCGAGAACGCCGCGCAGTACGCCGTCGAGGGCACCGACATGACCGCTGTCATCGTCGAGCGCGAGCTGCTCGGCGGCGAGTGCAGCTACTGGGCGTGCATGCCCAGCAAGGCGCTGCTGCGCCCGATCGCCGTCGCCGACCTCACCGCCGACCTGCCGGGGGTCTCGACTGCCCACGTGGCGCCGAAGGCGCTGCTCGAGCGGCGCGATGCCTGGGTGTCGCACTACGACGACGCCGGACAGGTCACCTGGGCCGAGGGCGCCGGGCTCGCGGTCCTGCGCGGCGACGCCCGGCTGGTCGGCGAGCGGACGGTCCGGGTGTCGGGATCCGACGGCGAGCGCACCGTCCGGGCCCGGCGGGCCGTGGTGATCGCGACCGGCAGCGCGGCCCACGTGCCGCAGATGTACGCCGACGCCCTGCCGTGGGACTCGCGCGACGCCACCGCGGTGACCGAGGTGCCGGACCGCCTCGTCGTGGTCGGCGGCGGGGTCGTCGCCTGCGAGGCCGCGACCTGGATGTCCGCCCTCGGCTCCGAGGTGACCCTCGTGGTGCGCGACCGACGCCTGCTCGGGCGCACCGAGCCCTTCGCGGGCGAGGCCGTCCTGGAGGGCCTGCGCGCGCGGGGCGTCACCGTGCACCTGCAGACCGACGTGACCGGCGTACGCCGGGAGGGCGCAGAGGCCACCGGGGTCGGGCGCATCCACGGAGGCACGGTCACCCTGACCACCTCGGCGGGTGAGCTCGAGGCCGACGAGCTCCTGCTCTCGATCGGGCGCGCGCCGCGGCTCGACGACCTCGGCCTGGACTCCGTCGGGCTCACCCCCGACGACGTCACCGGTGGCCGGCTGCCCGAGTGGCTGCACGCCGTGGGCGACGCCAGCGGTGGCCCGCCGCTGACCCACTGGGGCAAGCACCAGGCCCGCCTGGTCGGCGCCCGCATCGCCGCGGCCGCCGCCGGCGAGGTGGCGTGGGAGCCGGACCGCGAGGCGCCCGTGCCACAGGTCGTGTTCAGCGACCCGGAGGTCGCGAGCGTCGGCCTCACCGAGGCGCAGGCCCGCGACGCCGGACACGAGGTGGTCACCTCCCGCGTCCCGACGTCGGCCGCTGCCGGCACCGGCCTGCTGCGCGACCACGTCGTGGGACACGCCCAGCTGGTCGTCGAGACCGACTCACGACTCCTGCTCGGCGCGACCTTCGTCGGCCCGGAGGCCGGTGAGCTGGTGCACGCCGCGACGGTCGCGATCACCGGCAGGGTGCCGGTCCACGTCCTGCGCCACGCCGTGGCGTCGTACCCCACCGCCGCCGAGCTGTGGCTGCGGCTGCTCGAGGAGCTGCCGCGCGAGCTCCGGGTGCCGCCCGAGCGGTGA